The DNA segment GTCTGTATAATAGCTGTGATTCGAGTATTGTAATATAATATCTATGTGAACTTTTAACCATTGGAAGAGATGGTAATACTGGAAAACGTTTAAAAATTTGACTGCCCATTTTTGGTTAAAATTCATGGCATCAGAATGCTGACGAATGATGTCCTGAATCAGGGTTCAAAACAGAATTCAAATAACAAGGCCCCTATTTTCGCCTCTGCATCTTTGAACCTTGCTGACTTTGCCACTGCGGCTGCAAAACATGGCAGTGAACTTAACATTCCTCTGGCCACATGCGGCGACACCGTTTGCAGTATCACGTCTCTTTCGGTGAGCTACTAGTCATCTTtcgtttttttttcaaatgactCTTTTTGTACCTTAATTTTGGCTAAGActttgttcatttaaataattgcaGCTGTCAGTTTTCCTTCTAGAATTGAAGAATCTCGATGAAACTTCTGAATCGACCTCGAGATCCATCTTTTCGTTTCCACGATCCCCTTGTTATGGAGAGGTCATTTCACGGGACAAAGAGGAGTTACCTGATCTTAGAACAGGTTCAAAAAAAGCAAATACCTTTAAAGGGATTTTCGCACAAAGAGGTAAAAGGACCGGTCATGAAGAGGAAGTCAGTGATGGAAGGAGCTCAATTAAAAGCGAGGACACCGAGTTTACTTTCTCACGTGAAACTGAATCATCCGATGACTCTGATGAAAGGGAGACTAAGGAAGTAAAGGAAGTCTCTTTTGCTCGAAAATCGTTCAGTTATGGAACATTGGCCTATACAAATCATGCTGGGGTTTCCATATACTCGAACACCAGCAGTAGTGAGGATGAGGACTGGATCTACTTTAGCCATCGTAATTCAGATGTGGGGCAAGTGTATTCCGGGGATAGTGATGCATCAAAGCTAGATAAGTCACCGCCACATGGTTTCAAGAACAGACTTCTACCCTGGAGGAAGAGGAAGTTAAGTTTCAGATCCCCTAAAATTAAAGGAGAGccattgttgaaaaattattacggAGAGGAAGGAGGagatgatattgattttgatCGTCGGCAAATTGGCTCTTCGGATGAAACCACTTTTGAGGTTTGTATCCATTTCCTTGCTCTTTTTCAGTCGCGCGTGATCATCTTGATGTCGTCTCAACGAATCGTAGTTTTTTTCCACGATTCATTTACTTATCTTGATTGCTCGTAACAACAGATACCAACTTTGAAAAATGTTGGCAATTTCATGTTTAAATGTTGTCTATAAATGTGACAGAAACAAAAAACCGAAGAAGATTCAATCGCGGATCAGCCATCATCTTGTGTGTTTGGAGATGACAATTTTGCCGTTGGTGTGTGGGAGGATAAGGAGATTTTTAGCCGCGATGGACTAAAGAAGTTGAAAACTCAAGTTTTCTTTGCTTCAATCGACCAGAGGAGTGAACGAGCATCTGGTGAAAGTGCATGCACAGCACTCGTAGCTGTGATTGCCAACTGGTTACAGTCCAACCAAGATGAAATGCCGATTAAGTCCCAGCTCGACAGCCTGATCCGTGAAGGTTCGCTCGAGTGGAGGAATCTCTGTGAGAACGAGACTTATCGAGAAAGGTTCCCCGACAAGCATTTTGACCTTGAGACAGTCCTCGAGGCTAAAGTTCGTCCACTTTCCGTCGTACCTGAAAAATCCTTTGTCGGTTTTTTCCACCCGGATGGACTAGAGGACAAAGGGTTTGATTTCCTCCAAGGGGCAATGACGTTTGACAGCATATGGGATGAGATATGCACTTGTGCCTCAAAGAATGAAACTTCCTCCAACGACCCCTTGCTCTATATCATCAGTTGGAACGACCATTTCTTTGTACTGAAGATTGAACACAATTGTTGCTACATCATCGACACTCTAGGCGAGAGGCTTTTCGAGGGTTGCAACCAAGCCTTTATGTTGAAGTTTGATAAAGATACAACTATACATCAGATTGAAAACGAGGCTCGAAAATCTGATGAAAAAGCCCAAAATGATGACGACGCTCCGAGAAATGACGAAGACGAATCATCGGTGCTATGTGTGGGTAAAGATTCGTGCAAGGAGTACATCAAGAGCTTCTTGGCTGCCATTCCGATCAGGGAGCTGGAAGATGACCTGAAAAAGGGATTGGTTGCATCGACAAGCATTCATCATCGGCTGCAAATCGAATTCCATTTCACTAGGTGCTTGCCAATACATAAAACAGAATCACCAGTAATGTTATCATTAGCACCAACTGAACCTGATGAATTATAAAGTTGCATTGTAATATAATGAAACGATAAAGTTGacaaatatattttcttctcttttgttTTTTGATTAGTTTAAGGAACTAAATCAAAGGTGAATGTTCCTCACTTGTTATATTTGAACTTGAGCACTAAGTTTATATGGACTTAGAATTTGAATTGGATCTCGATCTGGTTAATTCATATTTAACAagagaattcaattaaataaaagttcaaacgtttattaatttattttttaatatatatatttatagaattACAACATATTTATCTTTGTTTCATTTTCACTTTTTACTCAAATTCTAAAATTGATTAGAATCATATATATTATCattgatatattatatatcattaatGATATATCATTCGAAGCGTTTAATGATATGTTGATATATCATTCGAACCAGATGCCGCATATGAAAACTCAGGCACTAATTTAGATTATATTATAGTATAAACCTTTCTTGGTGAATAGATGTGACATTTTAACTTGTAAAATTTCTAACTATAATTCAAAAAGGATTTTGTTAGTTATTAGTACGTCTATTTTTTTGTCACTGTCAAGAAAAAATATGATGGATTAACTGATAAAAACTGATATTTCTATCAGTTAATGAACGAGAATGAAAAGAAAGAGTGCAGTAAAGCTTTCCAAATCCGACTCAATTAAGCAAGGCCGCTAAATAAACAATTCAATCATGACAGAATGATGATGACTGCATCTCActtatgaaataataatataataatcagTGATTTCTTGAATCCAAAATTTGAGCCAATTTTATCAGTATGAATTTCTAATTTAGCAAATATAGAACTGAACCCAAAAAATCAGTACTAATGACGAGAAGCCATCAACTGAAATAGCTTACACAATACTACTTTGGACGTGCAAGCTCTGTTACAGTCGTCCCACCTTGGAAACAAGGAACAACTCGAGCCATGTTATTTTGCAAGGGACCCGTAACTTTCAATCACTTACAGGTGAACAAagctgagaggcaagcttcacaACTCCCCACGCAGATGCATCATTCTGCACAACAAACCACTTTAGAAATTGAAAAATCTTTTTAATACTATAACCCAGTGCATAATTTTAAATCTGTAGCTACGGTGTAAAATCTTCTGTTGCAACGACTCAAAAATCACGAGTATCGTGCACTTAGATGCTTGCCCCATAGGCATATGGCAAAAGATACATGTTCATCAAATGCTTAACTGATAACTAAATCACACCATCAACCCCTCTAATCTTTTTACCAGAAACTGTTTTCCTTCGAGACACCAAGTGCATTAGTAGCTATTTTTTCATATGACATTGAACTCAGAATTCACGAGATCAAATTACAATAAGTGCATCTGGTGTAGTATTTAGAAATCTCACAGATGGACTTTTCCGTGGCTTTGAGATTATTTTGTACAACAATAGCTCATGCCCATTGCAGAAGGATAAGGTGAATTGTTTTTCTTCCATTATTTCTTTGCGAAGAGCAGATTTGTTTGGGTTTGCACCAGCACATGGATAAGATGCATAAGCTTGATTCTGACATTTGAAAAGTGAAATCCAAGGAGACAAGCTGAACATGCGCACTTGTCTCTGGCaaaaataatcaatatcaaCTAAGCTGAAACATAAATATTTCCCAGTGATAGACACAGCAGCCACTAGGATAAAACATCAGCTTTTTCCATCATTGTGGTAGAGATAACCATTCTGTAAATATTTGCTGCAGCGAATGGGCAAGTTATCAGAAGTTTTGTACTCACCATATACACCACATCAAATGATTTGCAGTAGGTATCACTAGAACTCTCAATTTTGTCATTCCTGCGACAATTACTTGATAAGGTCATGTGTCTAAAATAGTTTGAATAATGCGTCTCAGAATTGCAGTTATATATGATTCATTActaaaaataacaaatgacAAGAGAAAGTTACAATAACAGGGAATTTCTCATTAAACAACTAATACTGGAGCACTGTTGGCAACAAAACGTATGCATGCCATTACAGGTGGACTTATTTTTATAGGACAGTGCTTAGAGTCTTAAGAGCAAATAATTCAACtatatcattttcataaaattcatTGGTCTGCAGAGTACAATTTACAACATATAGAGATAGACATGCATTATCCCtagataaattaaatatcatcAATCATTCCAGCTCACAAATATTGGACTCAGATCCAACTTATGCAAAACTTTTGTGAGAAAATCAACTTCTTGAACTTCTATAGAGGTGCTATGAAGATTAATTGATCCATGCCCAGTCCTAGTCTGGATGAAATTCCTATTTATCCTCATATGCTAAATTCTATCATACTGAGCTAGGTTGTGATAATACTGATAACATACTTATGAGTTATCCCTagatgtataaaaaaatatatcagatgatcaataaaaatcaaatcCCACGTTTCCATTGAAGAAATCCCATATTTCTTTCCACCTTTGCAACACGTCTTAATCACTCAATAATATACAGAATcattaattacaaaaacataTTTAAAGTCTTTATTATAAGATCCAAGTGAAGaagtttaaaatgaaaaatgagaTCATTTAGAAACA comes from the Primulina huaijiensis isolate GDHJ02 chromosome 8, ASM1229523v2, whole genome shotgun sequence genome and includes:
- the LOC140983269 gene encoding uncharacterized protein isoform X1 — encoded protein: MVVKMINWKASSKKFVANITVHQLKGLKSSSSSSQLQDPPAPRFSVEIKWKGSKGNVLTSLRRSVRRNFTKEEILREEDWVVEWNEEFQSVCNLSICKDGVFHPWEVSVTVLNGSKQNSNNKAPIFASASLNLADFATAAAKHGSELNIPLATCGDTVCSITSLSLSVFLLELKNLDETSESTSRSIFSFPRSPCYGEVISRDKEELPDLRTGSKKANTFKGIFAQRGKRTGHEEEVSDGRSSIKSEDTEFTFSRETESSDDSDERETKEVKEVSFARKSFSYGTLAYTNHAGVSIYSNTSSSEDEDWIYFSHRNSDVGQVYSGDSDASKLDKSPPHGFKNRLLPWRKRKLSFRSPKIKGEPLLKNYYGEEGGDDIDFDRRQIGSSDETTFEKQKTEEDSIADQPSSCVFGDDNFAVGVWEDKEIFSRDGLKKLKTQVFFASIDQRSERASGESACTALVAVIANWLQSNQDEMPIKSQLDSLIREGSLEWRNLCENETYRERFPDKHFDLETVLEAKVRPLSVVPEKSFVGFFHPDGLEDKGFDFLQGAMTFDSIWDEICTCASKNETSSNDPLLYIISWNDHFFVLKIEHNCCYIIDTLGERLFEGCNQAFMLKFDKDTTIHQIENEARKSDEKAQNDDDAPRNDEDESSVLCVGKDSCKEYIKSFLAAIPIRELEDDLKKGLVASTSIHHRLQIEFHFTRCLPIHKTESPVMLSLAPTEPDEL
- the LOC140983269 gene encoding uncharacterized protein isoform X2; its protein translation is MVVKMINWKASSKKFVANITVHQLKGLKSSSSSSQLQDPPAPRFSVEIKWKGSKGNVLTSLRRSVRRNFTKEEILREEDWVVEWNEEFQSVCNLSICKDGVFHPWEVSVTVLNNSNNKAPIFASASLNLADFATAAAKHGSELNIPLATCGDTVCSITSLSLSVFLLELKNLDETSESTSRSIFSFPRSPCYGEVISRDKEELPDLRTGSKKANTFKGIFAQRGKRTGHEEEVSDGRSSIKSEDTEFTFSRETESSDDSDERETKEVKEVSFARKSFSYGTLAYTNHAGVSIYSNTSSSEDEDWIYFSHRNSDVGQVYSGDSDASKLDKSPPHGFKNRLLPWRKRKLSFRSPKIKGEPLLKNYYGEEGGDDIDFDRRQIGSSDETTFEKQKTEEDSIADQPSSCVFGDDNFAVGVWEDKEIFSRDGLKKLKTQVFFASIDQRSERASGESACTALVAVIANWLQSNQDEMPIKSQLDSLIREGSLEWRNLCENETYRERFPDKHFDLETVLEAKVRPLSVVPEKSFVGFFHPDGLEDKGFDFLQGAMTFDSIWDEICTCASKNETSSNDPLLYIISWNDHFFVLKIEHNCCYIIDTLGERLFEGCNQAFMLKFDKDTTIHQIENEARKSDEKAQNDDDAPRNDEDESSVLCVGKDSCKEYIKSFLAAIPIRELEDDLKKGLVASTSIHHRLQIEFHFTRCLPIHKTESPVMLSLAPTEPDEL
- the LOC140983379 gene encoding uncharacterized protein, whose amino-acid sequence is MTLSSNCRRNDKIESSSDTYCKSFDVVYMRQVRMFSLSPWISLFKCQNQAYASYPCAGANPNKSALRKEIMEEKQFTLSFCNGHELLLYKIISKPRKSPSNDASAWGVVKLASQLCSPVSD